From the Misgurnus anguillicaudatus chromosome 17, ASM2758022v2, whole genome shotgun sequence genome, one window contains:
- the crygmxl1 gene encoding crystallin, gamma MX, like 1, giving the protein MGKIIFYEDKNFQGRSYECRSDCADLHSHFSRCNSIQVENGCWMVYERPHFMGYQYFLSRGEYADYQRWMGFNDCVRSCRMIPQHQGSYRMMIYERPDFGGQMMEFTDDCPSIYERFRYNDIHSCHVQDGYWIFYEHPNYRGRQYLLKPGEYKRYSDWGAMTSKVGSFRRITI; this is encoded by the exons ATGGGAAAG ATCATCTTTTATGAAGACAAGAACTTCCAGGGTCGCTCCTATGAGTGCAGAAGTGACTGTGCTGACCTGCACTCCCATTTCAGCCGCTGTAACTCCATTCAGGTTGAGAATGGATGCTGGATGGTGTATGAGCGGCCACACTTTATGGGTTACCAGTACTTCTTGAGCAGGGGCGAGTACGCTGACTATCAACGATGGATGGGTTTCAATGATTGTGTCAGATCCTGTCGAATGATACCACAA CACCAGGGATCCTACAGAATGATGATCTATGAACGTCCAGACTTTGGCGGTCAGATGATGGAGTTTACTGACGACTGTCCATCCATTTATGAACGCTTCCGCTACAACGATATCCATTCATGCCATGTACAAGATGGATACTGGATCTTCTATGAACACCCCAATTACAGAGGGAGGCAGTACCTACTGAAACCTGGCGAATATAAGCGGTACAGCGATTGGGGTGCTATGACTTCAAAAGTTGGTTCTTTCAGGCGTATTACCATCTGA
- the LOC141350258 gene encoding uncharacterized protein, whose product MAALLLKEGTDVSEIDKTVKNKWRWAWLCEIGDDGKPFSSWCKKMKMPGVCFCVVCHKTIVYGSNGKKVLSRHQSEASHKANVRALRHTSSLPGATITTTEVSPSMADRVCAQKVRICSFIAEHDLSLTLSQPLVNLIRSVAEDQSALSRLSLSNARASYLCTHGIAAHCKTELSIKLKTKMFSLNADEATDMNMDRILNVLVRFFDEDMGKVVTHHFGSRRVNIADASTLTNAMAEILHSYNLNWDQVVSVLMDNCSVMRGKRSGVETQIRQKNEYLLDISGDTVHMVSNAAKALLNPFKNFVDDFCTDVYYDIEKFPKQKELFAEFQSLLHMKSKSLIRPISSRFLQMLEVCNRVRELVDPLIAHYFSFLSPHDQRKYRWLLNQVLQRHGVTSDEKARIDVLHQQLAKSAKGLTDANSDRKTRICVLFTEFNKLTAMIDLYRGMVNK is encoded by the exons ATGGCCGCACTTCTACTGAAGGAAGGCACTGATGTCTCGGAAATTGATAAAACGGTAAAAAATAAGTGGAGATGGGCTTGGCTATGCGAAATAGGTGATGATGGCAAGCCATTTAGTTCTTGgtgcaaaaaaatgaaaatgccaGGCGTTTGCTTTTGTGTGGTTTGCCATAAAACAATCGTTTATGGGAGCAATGGCAAGAAAGTCCTTTCACGCCATCAGTCGGAAGCTAGTCATAAGGCTAATGTTAGAGCTCTTCGGCACACATCCTCTTTGCCTGGTGCAACAATCACCACAACAGAAGTAAGTCCCTCTATGGCTGACCGTGTCTGTGCACAGAAAGTACGCATTTGCTCTTTCATAGCAGAGCATGACCTGTCCCTGACCTTATCGCAGCCCCTTGTCAATCTGATTCGATCAGTTGCAGAAGACCAGAGCGCTCTCTCCAGGTTGTCATTGTCCAATGCACGCGCCTCCTATTTGTGCACACATGGAATTGCAGCTCATTGCAAAACAGAGTTGTCCATAAAACTGAAAACAAAGATGTTCTCTTTGAATGCGGATGAGGCAACTGATATGAATATGGACAGGATTTTAAATGTACTTGTACGCTTTTTTGATGAGGATATGGGGAAAGTTGTGACCCATCATTTTGGCTCAAGGAGAGTGAACATTGCAGATGCCTCAACTCTTACAAATGCAATGGCAGAAATCCTTCACTCCTACAATTTAAACTGGGATCAGGTCGTGTCTGTTTTGATGGATAACTGCAGCGTTATGAGAGGGAAGCGATCTGGAGTGGAGACCCAGATCAGACAAAAAAATGAATACCTCCTTGACATCAGTGGAGACACGGTGCATATGGTGTCAAATGCTGCCAAGGCCCTTTTGAATCCTTTCAAGAATTTTGTGGATGATTTCTGCACAGATGTCTACTATGACATTGAAAAGTTCCCCAAGCAGAAGGAATTGTTTGCAGAGTTTCAATCACTATTACACATGAAGAGCAAGAGTCTGATCCGCCCCATCAGCAGCAGGTTCCTTCAGATGCTGGAAGTGTGCAACAGGGTAAGGGAGCTAGTAGATCCACTGATTGCACACTATTTCAGCTTCCTTTCACCCCATGATCAGCGCAAATACAG atgGCTGCTCAACCAGGTTCTGCAAAGGCATGGGGTGACATCTGATGAAAAGGCTAGGATAGATGTGCTACATCAACAACTTGCAAAATCAGCAAAGGGCTTAACTGACGCAAATAGTGACAGGAAGACAAGAATCTGTGTACTTTTTACGGAGTTCAATAAGCTCACAGCCATGATCGACTTGTACAGAGGtatggtaaataaataa
- the LOC129451632 gene encoding gamma-crystallin M2-like, with the protein MASSKTTTATMHGKVIFYEDRNFQGRSYECMSDCADMSSYLSRCHSCRVESGCFMMYDRPNYMGSQYFFKRGEYADYMPMFGMNDCIRSCRMIPMYRGSYRMRIYERENFMGQMHEMMDDCDNIMDRYRMSQCQSCHVMDGHWLMYEQPHYRGRMWYLRPGEYRNFSNMGGMRFMSMRRIMDSWY; encoded by the exons ATGGCAAGTTCGAAAACTACAACCGCAACCATGCACGGAAAG gtcaTCTTCTACGAGGACAGAAACTTTCAGGGTCGCTCTTATGAGTGTATGAGCGACTGTGCTGACATGTCCTCCTATCTGAGCCGCTGTCACTCATGTAGAGTAGAGAGCGGATGCTTCATGATGTACGACCGTCCCAACTACATGGGAAGTCAGTATTTCTTTAAGAGGGGCGAGTACGCCGATTACATGCCTATGTTCGGAATGAATGACTGCATCAGATCCTGCCGCATGATCCCCATG TACAGAGGATCCTACAGAATGAGGATCTATGAGAGGGAGAACTTCATGGGTCAGATGCACGAGATGATGGATGACTGTGACAACATCATGGACCGCTACCGCATGTCTCAATGTCAGTCCTGTCATGTGATGGACGGTCACTGGCTCATGTATGAGCAGCCTCACTACAGAGGCAGGATGTGGTACCTCAGGCCTGGAGAGTACAGGAACTTCAGCAATATGGGTGGCATGAGATTCATGAGCATGAGGCGTATCATGGATTCCTGGTATTAG
- the LOC129451633 gene encoding gamma-crystallin M2-like isoform X2 — MSSSGMHMCKAIFYEDRNFQGRSYECNSDCPDMSPYLSRCHSCRVESGCFMMYDRPNYMGNQYFFKRGEYADYMSMFGMSDCIRSCRMIPMYRGPFRMRIYERENFMGQMYEMMDDCDNIMDRYRMSQCQSCHVMDGHWLMYEQPHYRGRMWYARPGEYRSFSNMGGMRFMSMRRIIDSYY; from the exons ATGAGTTCTTCTGGAATGCACATGTGCAAA GCTATCTTCTATGAGGACAGGAACTTTCAGGGTCGCTCTTACGAGTGTAATAGCGACTGTCCTGACATGTCCCCATACCTGAGCCGCTGTCACTCCTGTAGAGTAGAGAGCGGATGCTTCATGATGTACGACCGTCCCAACTACATGGGAAACCAGTATTTCTTTAAGAGGGGCGAGTACGCCGATTACATGTCTATGTTTGGCATGAGTGACTGCATCAGGTCCTGCCGCATGATCCCTATG TACCGTGGACCCTTCAGAATGAGGATCTATGAGAGGGAGAACTTCATGGGTCAGATGTACGAGATGATGGATGACTGTGACAACATCATGGACCGCTACCGCATGTCTCAGTGTCAGTCCTGTCATGTGATGGACGGTCACTGGCTCATGTATGAGCAGCCTCACTACAGAGGCAGGATGTGGTACGCAAGGCCTGGAGAGTACAGGAGCTTCAGCAATATGGGTGGCATGAGATTCATGAGCATGAGGCGTATCATTGATTcctattattaa
- the LOC129451633 gene encoding gamma-crystallin M2-like isoform X1 encodes MSIASRVLHLKAIFYEDRNFQGRSYECNSDCPDMSPYLSRCHSCRVESGCFMMYDRPNYMGNQYFFKRGEYADYMSMFGMSDCIRSCRMIPMYRGPFRMRIYERENFMGQMYEMMDDCDNIMDRYRMSQCQSCHVMDGHWLMYEQPHYRGRMWYARPGEYRSFSNMGGMRFMSMRRIIDSYY; translated from the exons ATGTCTATAGCCTCACGTGTTTTGCATTTGAAGGCTATCTTCTATGAGGACAGGAACTTTCAGGGTCGCTCTTACGAGTGTAATAGCGACTGTCCTGACATGTCCCCATACCTGAGCCGCTGTCACTCCTGTAGAGTAGAGAGCGGATGCTTCATGATGTACGACCGTCCCAACTACATGGGAAACCAGTATTTCTTTAAGAGGGGCGAGTACGCCGATTACATGTCTATGTTTGGCATGAGTGACTGCATCAGGTCCTGCCGCATGATCCCTATG TACCGTGGACCCTTCAGAATGAGGATCTATGAGAGGGAGAACTTCATGGGTCAGATGTACGAGATGATGGATGACTGTGACAACATCATGGACCGCTACCGCATGTCTCAGTGTCAGTCCTGTCATGTGATGGACGGTCACTGGCTCATGTATGAGCAGCCTCACTACAGAGGCAGGATGTGGTACGCAAGGCCTGGAGAGTACAGGAGCTTCAGCAATATGGGTGGCATGAGATTCATGAGCATGAGGCGTATCATTGATTcctattattaa
- the LOC129451631 gene encoding gamma-crystallin M2-like, translating into MQGLNCEVCQCTSTNTAITTTMGRIIFYEDRNFQGRSYECNSDCADMSSYLSRCHSCRIENGCFMMYDRPNYMGNQYFFKRGEYADYMSMFGMSDCIRSCRMIPMHRGSYRMRIYERENFMGQMYEMMDDCDNIMDRYRMSQCQSCHVMDGHWLMYEQPHYRGRMWYLRPGEYRSFSNMGGMRFMSMRRIMDSWY; encoded by the exons ATGCAAGGGTTAAACTGTGAAGTGTGTCAGTGTACCAGTACAAACACAGCTATCACCACCACCATGGGCAGG ATCATCTTCTACGAGGACAGGAACTTTCAGGGTCGCTCTTATGAGTGTAATAGCGACTGCGCTGATATGTCCTCCTATCTGAGCCGCTGTCACTCATGCAGAATCGAGAATGGATGCTTCATGATGTACGACCGTCCCAACTACATGGGAAACCAGTATTTCTTTAAGAGGGGCGAGTACGCCGATTACATGTCTATGTTCGGAATGAGTGACTGCATCAGATCCTGCCGTATGATCCCTATG CACAGAGGATCCTACAGAATGAGGATCTATGAGAGGGAGAACTTCATGGGTCAGATGTACGAGATGATGGACGACTGTGACAACATCATGGACCGCTACCGCATGTCTCAATGTCAGTCCTGTCATGTGATGGACGGTCACTGGCTCATGTATGAGCAGCCTCACTACAGAGGCAGGATGTGGTATCTCAGGCCTGGAGAGTACAGGAGCTTCAGCAATATGGGTGGCATGAGATTCATGAGCATGAGACGTATCATGGATTCCTGGTATTAG